AAGTGTATCTTGACAACAGCGCTACGACTAAAGTATTGAAAGAGGTAGCGGAGGAGGTCTACAAAGCCATGCTGGAGGATTATGGAAATCCCTCCTCCTTACATAACAAAGGACTTACGGCAGAAAGGACTTTGAGGGAAGCAAGAAGGGTAATCTCAAAATATTTAGGAGTAGAGGAAAAGGAAATATATTTTACTTCGGGCGGGACGGAATCTAATAACATTGCCATTAAAGGAGCGGCAAAAACAAAAAACAGGAAAGGCAAGCATATAATTACTACCTGTGTAGAGCATCCTTCCGTTCTGGAAGTATGCGGTGAACTGGAAAAAGCAGGCTTTAAAGTTACTTATCTTCCGGTAGGAGAAGATGGAATAGTACGGGTCTTAGATGTCGTCAATGCAGTGAAAGAAGATACGGTCCTTATTAGTATTATGCATGTGAACAATGAAGTGGGAAGTATACAGCCCGTAGAAGAAATAGCAGAATTTATAAAAGATAAGGGAATAGTTTTTCATGTGGACGCCGTTCAATCCTTTGGTAAAATAAATTTACCTTTGGGACTAAAGGGTATTAGTCTTTTATCTTTAAGTGCTCATAAAGTGTATGGACCAAAGGGTGTGGGAGCATTATTCAAAAGAGAGGATTTAAAAATTGAACCTCTTGTAAATGGAGGAGGACAGGAGAGAGGTTTAAGATCAGGTACCGAAAATGTACCAGGAATCAGGGGATTTTGCAAAGCAGTGGAAATATTAGAAAAGAATTTTAGTATATGGACTGAAATAATGAAAAACGGGAAGGAAAGATTAAAAAGAGGGATAATAGATTTAATTGAAGACGTGGTTATTAATACTCCTGCCGAGAAAAGTGCACCTCATATTTTAAACGTTTCCTTCTTGGGGGTAAAAGCCGAAGTGCTTCTTCATGCTTTAGAAAATCACGGTATATTTGTTTCCACTGGTTCAGCCTGTTCATCCCATAAGAAGATTAAAAGCCATGTCCTTTTAGCGATGGGTAAGAAAGAAGAGGAAGTGGAAAGCGCTGTTCGATTCAGCCTTAGTCCTTTTATAAGTGAAGATGATATAGATTACACCTTGGAGATATTAAAAACTCAGGTAAAAGAACTGAGAAGGTTTAAACGGAGGTAGCTTTATGGAGAATACATTTTTAATAAGTTTTGGAGAACTAGGTTTAAAAGGAGAAAATCGTCCCTATTTTGAAAGGATTCTGTTACAAAATATAAAAGAAGCATTAAAGAATTTTGGGAAGGTAGATGTAAAAAGAACCCACGGAAGAATATATGTAAATGCTGTCGGTGAACGGGATGCCATAATCAATAAATTAAAAAAAGTTTTTGGTATTGTTTCCATAAGTCCAGCCAAGTGCTGTTCGCTCGATATAGAAGAAATAGAAAAGGCTGCGGTGGAAGCAATAAAAGAACTGGATTATAAAGGAAAGAGTTTTAAAGTAGAAACAAGAAGGCCCAACAAATCCTTTCCTATTAAATCTCCGGAAATCAGTAAAATGGTAGGAGGTTATGTATTAAGAAACACCGAAGGCTTGAGAGTAGATGTCCATAATCCGGACATAGAAGTAGATGTGGAAATAAGAGAAAGAGCTTTTGTTTACTGTAAAAGAGAGAAAGGACCGGGGGGGCTTCCCCTCGGCTCAAATGGAAGAGCGGTGCTGCTTTTATCCGGCGGGATTGACAGTCCGGTAGCGGGATACATGGTGATGAAGAGGGGAGTAAGAATTTTCCCGGTATATTTCCACAGTTTTCCGTTTACCAGCGACAGGGCAAAGGAAAAGGTAATTGACCTTTGCAGGGTTATGGCCGAGTATTCCGGAAAGGTTCGGCTTTTTGTTGTTAATTTTACTGAAATATTAAAGGAGATAGCGGAAAAGGGGAAGGAAGAATATCTCACGATTCTTATGCGGCGGATGATGGTGAGAATAGCCCAGGGAATTGCCCAGAATTTGGGTGCCAAGGCGTTGATAACAGGAGAAAGCATAGGGCAGGTAGCAAGCCAGACAATGGAATCAATACTTTGCACTAATGAAGTTGCCGGGATACCTATTTTAAGACCTTTAATTGGTTTCGATAAACAGGAGATAATTGAAATTGCCAAAAATATTGGGACCTATGAAATATCTATCAGGCCTTATGAAGACTGCTGTACTGTATTTGTTCCGGAGCACCCGGTAACAAGGCCGAAACTGGATTCTGTAAAAAAAGTAGAAGCCATTTTTAATATAGATGAAATGACTAAAAAAGGGATAAAGGATGTGGAAATTATTGAAATAAGTCAATAGAATGGAGATGAACTTTATGAGGGTAGTTTTGGTAGGAATAAACGCAAAATACATTCATACCAATCTTGCTATCC
The DNA window shown above is from Thermovenabulum gondwanense and carries:
- a CDS encoding cysteine desulfurase family protein; the protein is MRKEVYLDNSATTKVLKEVAEEVYKAMLEDYGNPSSLHNKGLTAERTLREARRVISKYLGVEEKEIYFTSGGTESNNIAIKGAAKTKNRKGKHIITTCVEHPSVLEVCGELEKAGFKVTYLPVGEDGIVRVLDVVNAVKEDTVLISIMHVNNEVGSIQPVEEIAEFIKDKGIVFHVDAVQSFGKINLPLGLKGISLLSLSAHKVYGPKGVGALFKREDLKIEPLVNGGGQERGLRSGTENVPGIRGFCKAVEILEKNFSIWTEIMKNGKERLKRGIIDLIEDVVINTPAEKSAPHILNVSFLGVKAEVLLHALENHGIFVSTGSACSSHKKIKSHVLLAMGKKEEEVESAVRFSLSPFISEDDIDYTLEILKTQVKELRRFKRR
- the thiI gene encoding tRNA uracil 4-sulfurtransferase ThiI; protein product: MENTFLISFGELGLKGENRPYFERILLQNIKEALKNFGKVDVKRTHGRIYVNAVGERDAIINKLKKVFGIVSISPAKCCSLDIEEIEKAAVEAIKELDYKGKSFKVETRRPNKSFPIKSPEISKMVGGYVLRNTEGLRVDVHNPDIEVDVEIRERAFVYCKREKGPGGLPLGSNGRAVLLLSGGIDSPVAGYMVMKRGVRIFPVYFHSFPFTSDRAKEKVIDLCRVMAEYSGKVRLFVVNFTEILKEIAEKGKEEYLTILMRRMMVRIAQGIAQNLGAKALITGESIGQVASQTMESILCTNEVAGIPILRPLIGFDKQEIIEIAKNIGTYEISIRPYEDCCTVFVPEHPVTRPKLDSVKKVEAIFNIDEMTKKGIKDVEIIEISQ